One part of the Chryseobacterium sp. 7 genome encodes these proteins:
- a CDS encoding PH domain-containing protein, translating to MKNLLATSKAATPNIYYTAKIHWISLIIPSFLILIGPVGVISFLLLGFKYMIGFLGLISLFLIYIFIRGLIRLLTKRNTKIYVTDNYLTFSTGILGRTFFDLPLNKIEGIGMHQSYLGKLLDFGTLVATTGSETHTYVIKHPQELRNVIFMLRDNSAK from the coding sequence ATGAAAAACTTACTTGCAACATCTAAAGCAGCTACTCCAAATATTTATTATACAGCCAAAATCCACTGGATTTCTTTAATAATTCCATCCTTCCTTATTTTGATCGGTCCAGTAGGAGTTATTTCATTTTTATTGTTGGGCTTTAAATATATGATTGGTTTTCTAGGCCTTATTTCTTTGTTTCTGATTTATATTTTCATCAGAGGTCTAATTCGTTTGTTGACTAAGAGAAACACGAAAATTTATGTAACCGATAATTATCTCACATTTTCTACAGGAATATTAGGAAGAACATTTTTCGACCTCCCCTTAAACAAGATTGAAGGAATTGGTATGCATCAAAGTTATTTAGGAAAGCTATTGGATTTCGGAACTCTGGTCGCAACTACCGGTAGTGAAACACACACCTATGTCATTAAACATCCTCAAGAGCTTAGGAATGTCATATTTATGCTGAGAGACAATTCTGCTAAGTAA
- a CDS encoding toprim domain-containing protein yields the protein MLEKTQILKCTRDGLDIFKHYVPGDWRVGRNFKNPFYNDTNASCNIYFDRISGIYRMRDFGDPFYAGDCFSIVGKIKNLDSNKDFKEILTQINDEMNLGLHKGLPSSEHRYSPEIKTKFENENTITEHFNNFKPYSTVERSFTLREIEFWKQFGITIEILKSYKVFSLDEFSSENRDSKHFTIKSSADEPMFGYVGKKYVKIYRPFSSIRFLYGGNTPDIYCFGLEQLPTKGHTLFITGGEKDVMTLASRGFYAICFNSETSLIPESVIKKLSYRFKHIILLYDADKAGIAAALKHQKQLSSFGVSQLKLPLPGTKSEKDISDFFRIGNTKNDFNQLFLEFLDQLYNETMAMLKPCEIDFSKPPTESQALISINNVTLGTQGNLLGVTGGEGTGKSNYVGSLIAGTFCLDNPVDTLGATVLPNSTGKAVLLYDTEQSETQLYKNISGIRKRSGRENIPEYFKAYCLAGMSRKERLQSILQSMDKFYYQFSGIHMVVIDGIADLIRGANDETESVALIDELYRMAGIYKTCFICVLHFTPNGLKLRGHLGSELQRKAAAIISIDKDDNPQISVIKALKVRDGSPFDVPLIQFSWDKEKAMHVFVGEKTKEEKEKRKEIELTNIARKMFSQQKRYSYAGLCEKLQNLMTVKDRTAKSYIKYMREKGLIVKDSENNYELKK from the coding sequence ATGCTAGAGAAAACACAAATACTTAAATGCACCCGTGATGGATTGGACATCTTCAAGCACTATGTCCCCGGAGATTGGCGTGTAGGCAGAAATTTTAAAAATCCTTTTTACAATGACACCAACGCTTCATGCAATATTTACTTTGACCGAATAAGTGGAATCTACCGCATGAGGGATTTTGGCGATCCTTTTTATGCTGGTGATTGTTTTTCAATTGTAGGAAAAATTAAGAATCTTGATAGTAATAAGGATTTCAAGGAAATTCTAACTCAAATTAATGATGAAATGAATCTAGGATTGCACAAAGGGTTACCTTCATCAGAACACAGATATTCTCCAGAAATAAAAACTAAATTTGAAAATGAAAATACCATAACAGAACATTTTAATAATTTTAAGCCCTACTCCACAGTTGAACGTAGTTTTACACTAAGAGAAATTGAATTCTGGAAGCAGTTTGGTATAACCATCGAAATTTTAAAAAGTTATAAAGTGTTTTCGCTGGATGAATTCTCCAGTGAAAATAGAGATTCAAAGCATTTTACGATAAAATCTTCAGCTGATGAACCTATGTTTGGATATGTCGGGAAAAAATATGTGAAAATTTATCGCCCGTTTTCCTCAATACGTTTCTTGTACGGTGGAAATACACCTGACATATATTGTTTCGGATTAGAGCAACTACCTACAAAAGGACACACCCTTTTTATTACTGGTGGAGAAAAAGATGTCATGACACTAGCATCCAGGGGATTTTATGCGATTTGCTTTAACAGTGAGACCTCCTTGATACCTGAAAGTGTGATCAAAAAACTTTCATATCGTTTCAAACATATAATACTACTCTATGATGCAGATAAAGCAGGCATAGCCGCCGCCCTTAAACATCAAAAGCAATTATCCAGTTTTGGGGTGAGTCAATTAAAGCTTCCACTTCCAGGAACAAAGAGTGAAAAGGATATTTCCGACTTTTTCCGGATAGGAAATACCAAAAATGATTTTAATCAGCTATTCCTTGAATTTTTAGACCAATTATATAATGAGACCATGGCTATGCTAAAACCTTGCGAAATTGATTTTAGCAAACCTCCTACAGAATCACAAGCACTGATTTCCATTAACAATGTTACATTGGGTACACAGGGAAATTTATTGGGAGTTACAGGGGGTGAAGGTACCGGAAAAAGTAATTATGTAGGAAGTCTGATCGCTGGAACCTTTTGTCTGGATAATCCCGTAGATACTTTGGGTGCCACTGTGCTTCCTAATAGCACAGGAAAAGCTGTGCTACTGTATGATACTGAGCAATCAGAAACCCAGCTGTACAAGAATATTTCCGGTATCCGGAAACGTTCAGGTAGAGAAAATATCCCCGAATATTTCAAAGCCTACTGTCTAGCAGGTATGTCAAGAAAAGAGCGTCTGCAGTCAATTTTGCAAAGTATGGATAAATTTTACTATCAATTTTCTGGAATTCATATGGTGGTAATTGACGGAATAGCTGATCTTATTAGAGGTGCTAATGATGAAACGGAAAGTGTTGCCTTAATTGATGAACTTTACCGTATGGCCGGCATTTACAAAACTTGCTTTATCTGTGTTCTGCACTTTACACCTAATGGATTAAAGCTTCGGGGACATCTTGGAAGCGAGCTTCAGAGAAAAGCAGCTGCTATTATTTCCATTGATAAAGATGACAATCCACAAATATCTGTTATAAAGGCTTTAAAAGTAAGGGACGGGAGTCCTTTTGACGTACCACTCATTCAATTTTCCTGGGACAAGGAAAAAGCCATGCACGTTTTTGTAGGGGAAAAAACCAAAGAAGAAAAAGAGAAACGCAAAGAGATAGAGCTTACAAATATCGCCCGAAAAATGTTTTCACAACAAAAACGGTACTCATATGCCGGATTATGTGAGAAGCTGCAAAACCTGATGACAGTCAAAGACCGGACAGCAAAAAGCTATATTAAATATATGCGGGAAAAAGGATTGATTGTAAAAGATTCAGAAAACAATTATGAGCTTAAAAAATAA
- a CDS encoding helix-turn-helix domain-containing protein, translated as MEVITIESQAFKNLMSKVDTIFDYVITQLKIQDEEDGWVDSYEVCTFLKISDRTLQRLRSENKINYSRIRGKNYYKISEIKRMLDENLIRRTSDQLQDLIQNHIKNARENTNT; from the coding sequence ATGGAAGTAATCACTATTGAATCTCAAGCCTTTAAAAACTTGATGTCAAAAGTGGACACAATTTTCGATTATGTCATTACCCAGCTAAAAATACAAGATGAAGAAGACGGTTGGGTTGACAGCTATGAGGTATGTACCTTTTTGAAAATTAGTGACCGCACTCTACAAAGACTACGTAGCGAAAATAAAATAAACTATTCCCGGATACGAGGAAAAAATTATTACAAAATCAGTGAAATTAAAAGAATGTTGGATGAGAACCTTATTCGTCGGACTAGTGATCAATTACAAGATCTTATCCAAAATCACATAAAAAATGCTAGAGAAAACACAAATACTTAA
- the smpB gene encoding SsrA-binding protein SmpB, whose amino-acid sequence MKIEKTVSILNKRARFEYEILEEYEAGMVLTGTEIKSLRSSKASITESFCQFIDGELYIINMMIDEYKLGTFYNHKTKRERKLLLHKKELQKLEKKLKDAGNTIIPLKLYITDRGKAKVLIALGRGKKLFDKREAIKDRENKRNLDRILKKS is encoded by the coding sequence ATGAAGATTGAGAAAACAGTTAGCATATTAAACAAAAGAGCCCGTTTTGAATACGAAATTCTGGAAGAATACGAAGCCGGAATGGTTTTGACGGGTACAGAAATAAAATCTTTACGTTCATCCAAAGCATCCATCACAGAATCCTTCTGTCAGTTTATTGATGGGGAGTTATACATCATTAACATGATGATTGATGAGTATAAATTAGGAACTTTTTACAATCATAAAACAAAAAGGGAACGGAAATTGCTCTTGCACAAAAAAGAATTACAAAAACTTGAAAAAAAGTTAAAGGATGCTGGGAACACCATAATACCTTTAAAATTATATATCACTGACCGAGGTAAAGCAAAGGTGCTGATAGCGCTGGGTAGAGGGAAAAAGCTTTTCGATAAAAGAGAGGCGATAAAAGATAGAGAAAATAAACGGAACCTGGACAGAATATTAAAGAAAAGTTAA
- a CDS encoding DUF3853 family protein, whose product MNIDPKKQLLQLTVGEFLGLLKNSVPEKKYEYGLKGLAKMLGCSRSKASLIKSSGILDDAIVQNGNLIIIDKDKAMQLLAKRKE is encoded by the coding sequence ATGAATATCGATCCTAAAAAACAATTACTTCAACTGACTGTTGGAGAGTTTCTGGGTTTACTAAAAAACTCTGTTCCAGAAAAAAAATATGAATATGGGCTTAAAGGCTTAGCAAAAATGCTCGGTTGCTCTCGTTCTAAGGCATCCCTAATAAAGTCTTCAGGTATACTAGACGATGCAATCGTTCAAAACGGAAATCTTATCATTATTGATAAAGATAAAGCAATGCAGCTACTCGCCAAACGTAAAGAATGA